AAAATTTATTTAATGAATTAGCATATAAGCATTTTAAAAATAATAACTGGGAAGCACTGATGAGAACGAAATTCCGGTTAAAATTTCAGATGGGATCTTTAAACTCTGAAATAATAGATATTTTGGATAAAAAAATGGTAATAGGGAAAAAGATTTTAAAACTTGATAGAATTGAAGTGTTAAAAAAAATCGCTAAGTCTGATTTTTCTTTGCCAGTCAATTTAAATAATTTATTTTACTTAATTAATGGTTTTGAAATTAAAGACGAAGATGTGTTTGCTATAACACCCGAACTTATTATAAGTTTTTTTAAAAAGCAGTGATAGTTATGCATTATAGATTCAACTAATTTTTGAAAATCTCTATTATATAGATCAGTTGTAATTTATAATTGCTTCAAAAAATGATATTACCTATACTCAACATCGAAAAGTTCCGTGCGGGGCAACTAGCCGGTAAGGATGAACTTTTGTTTAATGAGCTTCATGGAGAAAGGCATATTGACGAACCGCATAAACATGACTTTTTTTCGATATTACTTTTTGAAAAAGGAGAAGGGAATCATACGATTGATTCGGTTGAATACGAAATAAAAAATAGCCAGGTTCATTTGCTTTTTCCGGGACAGTTGCATAAATGGAATATCAAATCAGGTACAATTGGTTATCAGTTAATGGCGGAGCGGACATTTTTTGAACAGTTTGCACCCTATTTCCGATTTTCGATTACTGACTATCAGAATCATCCTGTGTTTGAGTTGGAAAATTCTACGTTTAACAGTTTGCTATATGAATTCAAGGCTGTTAAAGAAGAATTACAAAAAACCGATTCCCAAAATCATATCATTTACCTGCGTGCTGCTATCATTGCCAGCTTAGTTAGCAATGAAGCCGAAAAGTTGTTGTCAACACTTAAAGCTTATGAGTCTAATCCAAGATTGGCAAAATTCAATACGCTAGTTGACCAATTTTTTAAAGAACAGAAGCAGGTAGCCTTTTATGCAAATGAATTACATGTTTCTGCCAATTACCTAAACATTCTTTGCAGAAAGCATTTAAAGGCTTCTGCTACACAACTGATTCAACAGCGAGTCAGTACAGAATCCAAACGTTTGTTGAGCAATACCAATCTTTCTATCAAAGAAATAGCCTTTGAATTGGGTTTTGCTGACCATGCTTATTTTTCTAATTTTTTTAAAAGCCAGACAGGAATGACTCCCAGTGCATTTAGAGAAAAGAGATAAATTTTACAAGCAATGGCAGAAATCGTCCTACTTGTTTGAGAACAAGCCGCTTTATCTTTGCAGTATCATCTTTTATATAGATTTTAAAGAAAGATTGCAATCCATAATTTACCGGTAAAAGAGTATAAATATTTAATAAAGCTATTATGAAAGGTATACTTTTAATGGCAATGATAGCAGTAACTGCTTCTTGCCCTTCTTTAACTCAAACAACTCAAGAAATGAATCAGAATGTTTTAGAATTAGTGCAGAAAAATGATGTAAATGGAATGACAAAAGCACTAGAAAATGGAGCTAATGCAAATACAGCCGATACTAATAAAAATTCGTTGTTATTAATTGCAACCAGAAACGGACAGACAGAAATGGCAAAGTTGCTGATAAAACACGGAGCTGATGTCAACCAGCAGTCGGATAATTTGGATAGCGCTTTTTTATATGCAGGTGCAAGCGGACAAACAGAATTGGTACAGCTGTATTTAGACAATGGAGCACGCTTTGATCTTTTTAACCAATATAATGGAACGGCACTTATTCCGGCTTGCGAACGCGGACATGTGGAAACCGTCAGATTATTAGCAAATACTAAAAATTTTCCAATAGACCATGTCAACCGTTTAGGCTGGACAGCTTTGATGGAAGCAATTGTGTTAGGAAATGGCAGCAAAAAATACCAGGAAATTATTCAAATTTTAAAAGATGCCGGATCCCGTTTGGATATTCCGGATAGTGATGGCGTAAGTCCTTTGCAGCATGCCAAGAATAGAGGCTTTAAAGAGATTGTAGCCATATTGCAGTAAAGCTATTATTTCGGAAAATTATAGCCGGTTGTAGTATTGGCTTATAGAAACAGAGGAGCACTATTTTAGTACTCCTCTGTTTTTTATCGGACTAAACTTCTGATTTTATTTTTTGATAATAGTTTTTGAAGTAGTAGAAAGGCTGATGATTTTTACAAAGTAAGTTCCGCTTTCCAGTGTGCTAATATCTACGGAATTCTCGGTTATTTTATTGGTCAGGTTTTGTATGAACTTTCCATTAGTGTCATATAGTTCTACAGCTTTTAAAGAATCACCTTCTTTAATATCAAAAGTAATTTTGTCCTTAACCGGATTTGGGTACGTTTTTATTTCATTGTTTACAATGATGCGTTGTATTTCTTCAGTAGTTTCATCTTCTGTTTCATCGCTTTTTAAATCTTTCCCTTCTTCTTCCTTTTCTTTTTGTTTTGCAGAAGATACCGGTGGAACAGCTTCTAATATCATTTCTCTAATTTCTTTTGTGGAATTTCGTGCTGCAATCGAAATATAATAGATTTTGCTAGGATCGAAATAATCTGCTGGTACCTGATTAGAAGCTGCATTTGAAAAAGGATAAGGAATAGTAACACTTAAAGTTGAGAAGTTATCTCCGTCAGGAATTTCAATATTGGTCCAATACAACGGAAGAGGCATTTCTACAGTACTGGTTTTGATACTGAAATAAAGATCGTTGTTATTGGTGTCAAGCGGATCCTGGGCTGTTTTTCTATAATTGCGAACCTTGATTTTAAAATTTAATTTTTTTGGCAAACTTCCAAAAGAAAGATTAGTACTGTCTTTTTGGTTAATTTGTACAAAAATAGCCTGGTCTTTCTGTAGCATAAGTCCTCTGGAATTAAATCTTTGCATTTCATACTGACCCTGTACGATCGTGTGAGAAAAGTTTTTTGGAGAAATTAGGAGATCTCCATTGGAAGCATCTGCGAAATATCGTGAAGACGAAAAGTTTTCCCAACCTTTAAAGGATTCGCTTTGTATGTTAATGACCTTATCCCATCGGTTAATATTGTCCATCTGTAAGAGAATATGGGATACAGGATTGCTTGTTTCATATGTACAGAAGGTAGAGCCTAACGTATAAGCAGATATGTTAGGTGATTCGACCAAATTCAAGCTCTTGAATTTTTCATCTATAAAGTAGATATAGTTAGTGCAGGTATTATTTTCAACATCACTTCTATTTCCGGTAATATCGATAATTTTTGTGAATTCACCAGGATAGTAATCTGTGCCAGGAGTCAAGTTGCGTTTAGAGCAGTCAATATAGGAATAAATTCTACTGTTAGGATGTTGAGGATTTTGAGTAGAAGGTTGGTTTTCAAGATAATTGTCACGGATAATGATGTGTCGGGAAGTTGATTTTATAAAAGCTCCTTTGTTTTGGTCGCCTTTATAACCTAATAAATCATTGTGTATGATAGTGTTTTGAGAGCCAAAAGTACCGAAAGCCAAATCGCAGATGGCATAGTGATAAAAATTCATAACCCTGTTATCATGGATTGTATTAATATCGGAACCCTGAAACTTGATTCCGGTTCCGAACCCGATAATGTAATTATTTGAAATTTCCGAATCAAATACTTTTCTAAAAGAAATAGCAACATTGTTGTTGCTTATAACACTGGGATTACTATTACTGATTTGTTGATAAAAACGACAATTATTGATCTTTACATTTTGGATAGGTGAGCTTTCATCCATCGAACCAAAACCTCCCGGTGATTCGATAGCGATTGCATTGTAGCAATAAAAGTTCAGGTTTTCAAATTTAAGTCCGCCAAGATACCCTGTAGCAGGTATATTGACGCATTTAAAAATAAATTCAGGTGTCTGGGATGTATAGTTGCTGAAAGCTGAACTGCGTCCGACACCTGTCAGTATATAACCTGCTTGGTCGTTTCTGCTAAGATCGAGAGCAATAGATTTTGATATTTCATAAGGAGTGCTTTTGCTGGAAAAGAAAACTTTTGGATAAAAATCGACAGCGCTTTGAATGGCTTCTGTCCAATAAAAATCGTTTGGCTTATGCCACCATTCCGGATAAGCTTGTTCTATTAAAGGATAACCATTTGTTTTTCCACTGACAGATGTATCAAAAATTTGAAAAATACCTGCATCTATTGGACAGTTTAGTGTTAAGATAGTTCCATTCGGAATTGTTACTTTAAAACCATTTTGAAATTTTAAAGAAATCTTTTCGGTTATCGTAAGGTCTGACGTTAGGCCAATATTGGCATTCATTATTAATGTAGATGGAGTTGATTGTGAATTCAAATAATTAATAGCGTCATTTAGATTTGTAAAATTATGCGGTGAAGTCAGCAAGTTGCTCAGGTAATAAGTGCCGTTTTGCGCTGATAAATTAAAAAAACAGAGTAAGAAGAATAAGAGGTAATTTTTTTTCATAAAAATGTTAATTTAAGGATTGTTTGTAAGTGATTTTAAATCTTATGTGTATAAAGATATATAAATAGAGATTAATCAGATAAAACGTACTTTTCAATTTGCTTTAGATGAAAATATTTATCTTAGTAAAAACATTTTGTTATGAAAAAACTATTCTTTTTAATGACTCTTGTCTTCTTAAGTTCTTGTGTGAAAAATGAACGGAAGGAAGATTTTTCTACTATTATAATTAACCTGGGCCATTCACAGTATCCTACACAGATTATCATTGATATCCAAAAAAGTCAGATTGGGTATCAGAATCTGAATGTGGTATTGGCTGCTTCGGCTGATGCTGACAAAACCATACCCCATAATCAAATAGTATCTCTTGATAAAACGTCGCTAAGTAAAATTATGGACCTCTTTTATGCCATACACATGACACCGCAGGAACGGAATAAGTCTGCCGAAGGCATGTATTCTTCTATTGAAGCGCATTCAGATAATGGAAAGGTCTTAAATATAGACCAGCTAAATGACAGACATGCGGATGAAATTGCTTTTTTTGAAGCGGTTTTGAAAACCATTGCTAAAAAATCAAAAGATCCTAATGTACAGCGTGAAATGGACGATTTGATTAAAGGATTATAATAGTTTCTGATTTCAGTCTTTAGATTTGTAAAACCATTATCCTTCCCATGAAAAAATGTTTTGTTTTATTTATCGTTACAATTTTTACTTGTTGTTCTCCAAAAGGAATTAAAAAGGATATTACAATAATCGAAATGCAGATTTCACCCTCATTTTGGTTTCAGAAAAAAATTGTATTTAATGTAAAAGAAAAATATTTGTTATATAAAAATCTAAGCGCTTTTGTTGATGAAGAAAGATGGGTTTTACGTAATGAAGCAAGTGAAAATACTTTAATTTCTCTAACAGATAGCGAAGTAGACTCGCTTGTAATGCTCTATGATAAAATCATTATTTCTGAGGAAGAAGTATTAACACCTCCGGATGGAGAAACCATCCTTATTCAGGCAATAGAAAATAACAAACTTGTCAGCATTCATAATGGTGAAGGAATTTACGAGCTGCGCAAGGCTTTAATAGGGATTGTAAAAGAAAAATCTAATGATCCAAAGATTAAAAAAGAAATGTTGCGATTATGAGTAGTTCTCATTTTTTTAAAGTTATAGTGGTTGTATTATTTGGTTTGTCATTTTTGTCTTGTAAGGAGAAGGCTTCAATTTCATTACTATCAGTAGAGTTTGTGAAAGATGGTTATTTTGATATGGACGTAATTATTAACCTGAAAGAAAGTTATTTGCTGCATAACAGATATTCTGTTATGCCAGTTGGAAATCACTCCTTATCTCCTGACGTCTTCAAATTGTCAAAAGAAGAGACGGATTCTCTCTCAGTTCTTTATAAAGCAATCAAACTTACGAGAGAAAAACAACAATATATTGATAAAAACATGCTATTAACATATATAGAAGCTGTTGAAGGAAATGAAATTATAGCTCAAAGGAAACAAAATTCAAAGAGGACAGAAGAGGAAAAAATCTTTCTTAAAAAGATTCTTCACCTGATAGCTAAAAAATCAAAAGCCCCAAATGCACAGCATCGAATGGACAAGTTAATTAAAGAATTATAATGGAAAGTCTGCTCCTTAGTGTTAAATATTGCTTTAATACAAAATAAATTTAAGGTTTTCGAAACAAGAAAATATTTTGACAAATACTCGTACCTTAGCAAAAACAATTGGCTATGAAAAACTATATTTTGCTCAGTTTTGTCATTGTGTTCTTTGTCTCATGCAAGACTGGGAAATTATCAACCCAAGACACGCTATCTCAATCAGAAACTGTCATTATTGGAGAAATCAGAATTATGAATGGGGATAAAGAAGTAACCAAAAATTCCAAAATCTATTTTGACGAAAATACAAAAGGTGTATTGTTTTACAAACTTGCAGCCGACGGACTCGTTATGATGAAGCTTCCTAAAGGAAATCATTTTATCAAATACATATACACACCCTATGGTTCTGTCAATCTGCCAATAGGCTATGCAAATTTTTCGGTACCCGAAACAGGAAAAGTTTATTATATAGGTACAATTGTAATAGATACTGAAAAAAAGCTTCGCAAAAAATCAAGAGGCATCATATATGACACAGACCCGAAAGGATTAAAAGAAGAAAAGGTGCAGATTACAATATCGGATACTCCACAAAAAGTTTCCAAAGCCTACCATGATGCATTCGGAACCGATAAAAAAATAGAAAATGCTCTTCTGACGGTAGCGCCCTAAAACATCGAACAACTTAATTTAAAAATAACAAAAATGGGATTATTTTCGGCATTATTAGGCAACGCAGGTGCGGTAAGCCAGGACGAACTTCAAAAAAAATACGGGCAGCTTCTAACAGAAGGTGAGTCAATAGAATTGGGCTTTAAGCTGCTTCGTGATACATTTATATTTACTAATAAAAGATTAATCCTGATTGACGTGCAGGGACTTACCGGGAGTAAGACCGAATACAAGTCTATTGCCTATAAAGCCATCAGCCGCTTTAGCATAGAAACAGCAGGAACTTTTGAATTGGATGCCGAATTAAAAATTTGGGTGTCCAGCGAAGCCAATCCAAGTATTAAAAAACAGTTTAATAAATCGGTTAATGTCTATGAAGTGCAGAAAGTATTGGCACATCATGTGTTAAAATAAGAAAAAAATAATTACTATTTTAATAAAAATTATGACCCGTGGCATTGCTTCGGGTTTTTTTATTTGCTAATTTGTAACAGAAATACAAAAAATAATAAGTTTTACGGGAATCCGTAAGGCAATTGTTTTATCGGAGCCTATTTTTGGCAATATGTAACAAAAGCGACATAAGGTGTATAAAATGTAAACCATGAAAAAGTATTATTTGAACAGGGGAGACGAAAATCTGGGCCCTTTTAGTCTGGAAGATTTGAGAGAACATAGGATATCCCCTGAAACAATGGTATGGTTTATAGGGCTTGAGGGCTGGACACCTGCTAGAAACGTTAGGGAACTGCGTCCTCTGTTTGAGAGTATTCCCGGTCATGAGCTCACAAGTAGCCAGGGCGTTGAAAAATATTATATTTCTAAAATGGAAAAAGAATCCTTTTTCCTCAAGCATATCGATAAATTTTTGTTGCTCTTCCTTTTTGCCCTTGCTGTGGGTATCATCATGTTTTTACTGGAATTAAATCTGTAAATGAAAGTTTTTACAAACAATTAAGGGTTTTAAATTCTCGTAATGTGAATATTTTTTTTAAGAAAAGCATTGTTTTACGGATAGCCGTAAGGAAATAATTCTCAATACATATAAATTTGGAGTTAAGTATATTTTGATTAACAGTTGGGACACGCGGATCTAGCCATAATAGTGATGCAATCCGGACTAAACCGCCTTCGGGCGGTTTTTGTTTTTCTGACATATTTGTTTTTAAGAAGATGGAATTAAAATTTAATATACGTCAAAAACGAAAAAATGATAGTTGATAGAATGATAACCGACACGATTTATGAGTATTACGAGAATTTAATATTATTTTTTCTGAAAAAAGAATGCTTTTACGGAAATCCGTAAGGAAATTGGTTTTTGTAGAATTACATTTGATATTAATTGTTTGTCTCAGGTCTATCTATTTTGAATTCACTGTTTTTATGAAAAAGTATTACATAAATAGTGGGGAACAAAATCTGGGTCCTTTTGATTTGAATGATTTGAAATCAAAAGGAATTGGCAGAGATACGCTGATTTGGTTCTTTGGTATAAGTCGTGGCTCCAGGGTCAGAAACATGTCGGAATTAAAAGAGCTTTTTCGGGCAAACCGGGATAAAAGGAAAGAAGGGTTCCGCAAATCTATGAATGACGAAACAGCTTCTTTTTTAAAGGACCGGCTGTTGCTTTTTGTAGCATTGGGACTGATTCTTGGATTTGGGATCTTGTTTTATAGTTTTTATATTACAAGTAGCATTTCTAAAGACGAACAGCGAAGTTATAATGAATTGCAGTTATCCAGAGAGTTATTCTGGAGAGAGCGTTCAGCCGATAATGATGAGGCAATAGGGATTGCCTTGTCCGGACAGGAAAGTTTATTAACGTCAGATGAAAACGGAGCTGCGGCCAAAAGGATGACGCAAATAGAAATCGAACTGGATATGGCAACACAAAATCTGGAGGCAGCAAAACAAGAGCTTTTAGGAGCCAAATCTTTCCAGTTTTTAAGGATGACTGATGACAGGAAAGAAGAGATTGAAGAAGCAAACAAAAAAATACAGGTCTGGAAGGAAGAAATCCGAACCTTAGAGGTAGAGATGGAGCAATTGCAAAAAGTTCCTCATCTGGCCAGCTTAGCAGAATGAATTTCTAAATTTATCCACTATACACTACAAATTTTTTCCCAACCCTTTAACCGCTCCCCTGCACAGGAGCGGTTTCGCTTTTTGGTGCTGTGCCATTGCAAAAAAGTATCTGTTTCTACTTAAAATAAATGCCTATTCAGAAGCATAATAACTTATAAATAATTATTTTTGCACGCAGGTTAAAAAGATGCAATTCATAAAAGAAAATTAACTATATCATATTATGGTAAAAGATTTATTCGAAAGAATACAGCAAAATAAAGGTCCTCTTGGAAAATGGGCTTCACAGGCAGAAGGATATTATGTATTTCCTAAGTTGGAAGGTGATTTGGGACCGAGAATGAAATTTCATGGGAAGGATATTTTGAACTGGAGTCTTAACGATTATTTAGGGTTGGCAAACCATCCTGAAGTACGCAAAGTAGATACTGAAGCGGCGGCGCAATTTGGAGCAGCCTATCCGATGGGAGCGCGTATGATGAGTGGCCACACCAAATATCACGAGCAGTTAGAAAATGAATTGGCAGCTTTCGTAATGAAAGAGGCCGCATATCTTTTAAATTTTGGCTACCAGGGAATGGTGTCTATTATTGACGCATTGGTAACCAAAAACGATATCATTGTGTATGACGTAGATTCACATGCCTGTATTATTGACGGTGTTCGTCTTCACATGGGTAAGCGTTTTACTTATAAGCACAATGATTTGGAAAGCATGGAGAAAAACCTGCAACGTGCTACAAAAATGGCTATGGAAACAGGAGGAGGCATTCTTTTCATTACGGAAGGTGTTTTTGGAATGAGAGGACAGCAAGGAAAACTGAAAGAAATTGTAGCAATGAAAGAAAAATACAATTTCCGTCTTTTGGTTGATGATGCACATGGTTTTGGTACGCTTGGAAAAACAGGAGCCGGAGCAGGAGAAGAGCAGGGCTGTCAAGATGGAATAGATGTGTATTTCTCTACATTCGCAAAATCAATGGCAAATATTGGGGCATTTGTTGCGGCAGATAAAGATATTATTGACTATTTGAAATACAACCTGCGTTCGCAGATGTTTGCTAAGGCACTGCCAATGATTCAGACTATTGGTTCCTTAAAGCGTCTGGAATTGCTTCGTAATTCATCTGAAATTAAAGACAAGCTTTGGGAAAATGTGAATGCCCTTCAAAACGGCTTGAAAAACAGAGGATTTAATATTGGCGATACCAACACTTGTATTACTCCGGTGTATTTGGAAGGAAGCATTCCGGAAGCAATGGTAATGGTAAACGATTTGAGAGAAAACTACGGTATTTTCTTGTCAATTGTTGTATATCCTGTAATTCCAAAAGGTATCATCCTGTTGAGAATGATTCCTACGGCTTCCCATACTATGGAAGATATAGAGGAAACATTAGCTGCATTTGAAGCTATACGCGAAAAACTGGTTAACGGTACATATAAAGAAATCGCAGCCAGAACTACGGTCGATGTAAGCGACGAAAGATAATTTAAAAAGCCATTCTGAAAAGAATGGCTTTTTTATTGAGATTTCAGATTTTCACACCTTAGAACCTTAGAAACTTAATTTCCAATTCCCATCTAAAAACTGTATCTTTAATACTACTAATCAAAAAAACAAGCACATGAAAATCAGATTTTTAGTTATGGGGTTGGTCATCAGTCTGACAGCCTGCAATAAGAAAGAAGATACAAAAGTAGTCACGGAACCGGAAATGGAGCAGCCTGAAATGACAGCACCAGCCAAAGAATGTTACGAATATACGAACGGAAAAGACACCATACATTTGTCAATGGCAACAACTAATGGCAATAATGTAGCAGGTGATTTGAAATATGCCTGGTTTGAAAAAGACAGTAATACCGGTATGTTTTCAGGAATGTTTAAAGGTGATACTTTATATGCTGACTATACATTCCAATCTGAAGGCATGACTTCAATCCGGGAAATTGTTTTGATACGCAAAGGTGACAACCTGCTGCAAGGATATGGTGATATAACCGAAAAAGGAAACAAACAACTTTTCAAAGACAGAAAATCGATAAAGTTTGATGAAAAAATGATGTTGAAAAAAGTAGCATGTAAGTAGTGAATCCACAGAAAATAAAAAAGTTCCGAAATCAATCGGAACTTTTTTATTTGTAATTATTTTACGCTATAGGTTTTGTACATAAGTACATCTTCTTTTGTGAATAATCGGATCAAAATGTTTCCAGATATTATGAATGGCAACATTGTCAACTAATTCAGGAGTTCTGTAACACGTCTGTACATTCTTTTCTTTAAAGGTTTTGTAATATTCGTTAAAAACAATAGCCGTTACACCTTTGTTCTGGTATTCCGGATCAATCCCTATCAGGTAAAAAATCATGTCTTTGCTGTGCTTCCGGGCTTTAAGCAGATGAAAAATACCAAAAGGGAAAATCTTTCCTTTCGCTTTTTGTAGTGCTTCAGAAAAAGAAGGCATTACAATGCTAAAGGCAATTATATTATCGTCTTTGTCAACAATAAATTTAATCAGTTCAGGATTGATAAAACTGATGTATTTTTTTTTGAAATATTCTTTCTGAATATCAGTTATTGCCACAAATGAAGACAGGTTTGCATAAGACTTGTTAAACAGGTCAAACATCTTGTCAACATAGGGCATGATGTCTTTGGTTTTGGTAAAGTTTAAAGGTTTAAGCTGGTATCGCTGCTTGATTAGTTCGTTTGCTTTTATAAAAGTTTCAGGGTTGATGTTAGTGAAAGAGAATTTGCTCTCAACATATTCTTTTTCAACTTTCATTCCTAACTTTTCAAAATGTTCTTTATAATAAGGCAGGTTATACCAGGTAATCATTGTGCTGATTTGGTCAAAACCTTCGGTCAGTACGCCTACCTTATCCAGATTGGAAAAACCTACAGGGCCTTCAACATATTCGAGTTGGTGTTCGCGTCCAAATTCATAAACTTTTTCCATTAATGCTTTGGTCACTTCGATATCGTCAATTACGTCAAACCAGCCGAAACGCACTTTTTTCTTATCCTGGTCGTTTACTTCATTCCAGTTGATAATGGCTGCAATTCTGCCAACGATTGTATTGTTTCTATAAGCAAGATAAAACTTGGCCTCGGCACTTGCAAAAGCCGGGTTTTTATCTTTGTCAAAAGTTTCGAGCTCATCGTTTATGATAGGCGGAACCCAGTATTTGTTGCCTTTGTATAAGGAAAATGGAAATTTTACATAGTCCAAAAGCAGGGCTTTGGTATTAGCTTCTTTAATTGTTATCATTACAGGCTATTCTTTTTCTCCACCGACTTCGTCGATTCGTTTTTTCTCGTCTTCTTTTTTCTTGTCTTTCTTTTTGTCTTTTTTGTCACTCTTGTCTGGTCCCTGAATCATAATGTCCTTGTAAAAACCGTCAA
This portion of the Flavobacterium lindanitolerans genome encodes:
- a CDS encoding helix-turn-helix transcriptional regulator yields the protein MILPILNIEKFRAGQLAGKDELLFNELHGERHIDEPHKHDFFSILLFEKGEGNHTIDSVEYEIKNSQVHLLFPGQLHKWNIKSGTIGYQLMAERTFFEQFAPYFRFSITDYQNHPVFELENSTFNSLLYEFKAVKEELQKTDSQNHIIYLRAAIIASLVSNEAEKLLSTLKAYESNPRLAKFNTLVDQFFKEQKQVAFYANELHVSANYLNILCRKHLKASATQLIQQRVSTESKRLLSNTNLSIKEIAFELGFADHAYFSNFFKSQTGMTPSAFREKR
- a CDS encoding ankyrin repeat domain-containing protein, yielding MKGILLMAMIAVTASCPSLTQTTQEMNQNVLELVQKNDVNGMTKALENGANANTADTNKNSLLLIATRNGQTEMAKLLIKHGADVNQQSDNLDSAFLYAGASGQTELVQLYLDNGARFDLFNQYNGTALIPACERGHVETVRLLANTKNFPIDHVNRLGWTALMEAIVLGNGSKKYQEIIQILKDAGSRLDIPDSDGVSPLQHAKNRGFKEIVAILQ
- a CDS encoding T9SS type A sorting domain-containing protein; this translates as MKKNYLLFFLLCFFNLSAQNGTYYLSNLLTSPHNFTNLNDAINYLNSQSTPSTLIMNANIGLTSDLTITEKISLKFQNGFKVTIPNGTILTLNCPIDAGIFQIFDTSVSGKTNGYPLIEQAYPEWWHKPNDFYWTEAIQSAVDFYPKVFFSSKSTPYEISKSIALDLSRNDQAGYILTGVGRSSAFSNYTSQTPEFIFKCVNIPATGYLGGLKFENLNFYCYNAIAIESPGGFGSMDESSPIQNVKINNCRFYQQISNSNPSVISNNNVAISFRKVFDSEISNNYIIGFGTGIKFQGSDINTIHDNRVMNFYHYAICDLAFGTFGSQNTIIHNDLLGYKGDQNKGAFIKSTSRHIIIRDNYLENQPSTQNPQHPNSRIYSYIDCSKRNLTPGTDYYPGEFTKIIDITGNRSDVENNTCTNYIYFIDEKFKSLNLVESPNISAYTLGSTFCTYETSNPVSHILLQMDNINRWDKVINIQSESFKGWENFSSSRYFADASNGDLLISPKNFSHTIVQGQYEMQRFNSRGLMLQKDQAIFVQINQKDSTNLSFGSLPKKLNFKIKVRNYRKTAQDPLDTNNNDLYFSIKTSTVEMPLPLYWTNIEIPDGDNFSTLSVTIPYPFSNAASNQVPADYFDPSKIYYISIAARNSTKEIREMILEAVPPVSSAKQKEKEEEGKDLKSDETEDETTEEIQRIIVNNEIKTYPNPVKDKITFDIKEGDSLKAVELYDTNGKFIQNLTNKITENSVDISTLESGTYFVKIISLSTTSKTIIKK
- a CDS encoding PH domain-containing protein, producing MGLFSALLGNAGAVSQDELQKKYGQLLTEGESIELGFKLLRDTFIFTNKRLILIDVQGLTGSKTEYKSIAYKAISRFSIETAGTFELDAELKIWVSSEANPSIKKQFNKSVNVYEVQKVLAHHVLK
- a CDS encoding DUF4339 domain-containing protein; protein product: MKKYYLNRGDENLGPFSLEDLREHRISPETMVWFIGLEGWTPARNVRELRPLFESIPGHELTSSQGVEKYYISKMEKESFFLKHIDKFLLLFLFALAVGIIMFLLELNL
- a CDS encoding GYF domain-containing protein — its product is MKKYYINSGEQNLGPFDLNDLKSKGIGRDTLIWFFGISRGSRVRNMSELKELFRANRDKRKEGFRKSMNDETASFLKDRLLLFVALGLILGFGILFYSFYITSSISKDEQRSYNELQLSRELFWRERSADNDEAIGIALSGQESLLTSDENGAAAKRMTQIEIELDMATQNLEAAKQELLGAKSFQFLRMTDDRKEEIEEANKKIQVWKEEIRTLEVEMEQLQKVPHLASLAE
- a CDS encoding aminotransferase class I/II-fold pyridoxal phosphate-dependent enzyme; the encoded protein is MVKDLFERIQQNKGPLGKWASQAEGYYVFPKLEGDLGPRMKFHGKDILNWSLNDYLGLANHPEVRKVDTEAAAQFGAAYPMGARMMSGHTKYHEQLENELAAFVMKEAAYLLNFGYQGMVSIIDALVTKNDIIVYDVDSHACIIDGVRLHMGKRFTYKHNDLESMEKNLQRATKMAMETGGGILFITEGVFGMRGQQGKLKEIVAMKEKYNFRLLVDDAHGFGTLGKTGAGAGEEQGCQDGIDVYFSTFAKSMANIGAFVAADKDIIDYLKYNLRSQMFAKALPMIQTIGSLKRLELLRNSSEIKDKLWENVNALQNGLKNRGFNIGDTNTCITPVYLEGSIPEAMVMVNDLRENYGIFLSIVVYPVIPKGIILLRMIPTASHTMEDIEETLAAFEAIREKLVNGTYKEIAARTTVDVSDER
- a CDS encoding GTP cyclohydrolase — translated: MITIKEANTKALLLDYVKFPFSLYKGNKYWVPPIINDELETFDKDKNPAFASAEAKFYLAYRNNTIVGRIAAIINWNEVNDQDKKKVRFGWFDVIDDIEVTKALMEKVYEFGREHQLEYVEGPVGFSNLDKVGVLTEGFDQISTMITWYNLPYYKEHFEKLGMKVEKEYVESKFSFTNINPETFIKANELIKQRYQLKPLNFTKTKDIMPYVDKMFDLFNKSYANLSSFVAITDIQKEYFKKKYISFINPELIKFIVDKDDNIIAFSIVMPSFSEALQKAKGKIFPFGIFHLLKARKHSKDMIFYLIGIDPEYQNKGVTAIVFNEYYKTFKEKNVQTCYRTPELVDNVAIHNIWKHFDPIIHKRRCTYVQNL